One part of the Candidatus Poribacteria bacterium genome encodes these proteins:
- a CDS encoding dihydrofolate reductase — MPRIRYQVAMSLDGYIAGPNGEIDWITADPDIDFGALLAQFDTFLMGRRTFEVVRAMGSPASGEKTFVFSRTLQPQDYPDVTIVGDVSTDTVAPIRTQAAKDIWLFGGGELFRSFVETGLVDTVEVAVMPVLLGGGLPLYSHTTRHVELHLTSHTAYGSGIVMLEYDVRKTGRER; from the coding sequence GTGCCCCGAATCCGGTACCAGGTCGCCATGAGCCTAGACGGCTACATCGCAGGGCCCAACGGAGAAATCGACTGGATCACTGCGGACCCGGACATCGACTTCGGCGCGCTGCTCGCCCAGTTCGATACGTTCCTCATGGGCAGACGCACGTTTGAGGTCGTGCGAGCCATGGGCTCGCCGGCATCGGGCGAGAAAACGTTTGTGTTCTCTCGCACGCTCCAACCGCAGGACTATCCCGACGTCACGATCGTCGGCGACGTGTCTACTGACACCGTGGCTCCCATCCGAACTCAAGCCGCCAAAGACATCTGGCTGTTCGGCGGCGGCGAGCTCTTCCGCAGCTTCGTCGAGACGGGACTCGTCGACACGGTCGAGGTAGCTGTTATGCCAGTGCTCCTCGGCGGCGGTCTACCGCTCTACTCCCACACGACGCGCCACGTCGAACTCCACCTCACCAGCCATACGGCATACGGCTCAGGCATCGTAATGCTCGAGTACGACGTCAGGAAGACCGGGCGAGAGCGGTGA
- a CDS encoding tetratricopeptide repeat protein codes for MADDLPILRPETTPVKTISATGRCVTAVLLAACVLLPLQLSYGQSSWSSISPESDPVVQHVRAGDYARAMSAIEQRLRFARGEDRIVLLFQQGDIAESYQRDTAAAVRAYNEIVRVAAGTDDADLARVYLARIHARQGDYDHAIDVYTEIVESAPEGSRYRKSAMDAIGRLRRASEEIAAYRRQAAKTTDPIVWAQATFNVATLYDDAGTPDAAVREFAALVRQRPESELAPEAQYRIGQILARQRNTQGALEAYQRVVTQFRASRFDAEALFQTGHLYLNMPDNAAALSAFDRVLTEYPSFWKTSATIYLRAVALERLGRVDDAADAFRLFLNLALLSGERIAMGDIARREDEAAGLQAEIETKLRQIAEGTPARLLNEARSLTAQRKHSEALSTLNRLITDHRSSPEANEALSLVRQYRARSEIQRVLLVADRAEDAPTQARARFQAAGLYERELQDYDAAINLYLLVANSDDSGSTWDAIALYRAGALYVANQGNTSRGLSTFQRLVQLVPSSHESARAYYQIGEILSAEHRNVDGAIAAFQRAIQMPQLSVYLTDGCEDSTADAAAFRVARVLFETRGNAAQSSQAMLNFIRERQRSPRIAAAWLYLSRVYEEIGQRERAIDALLHAKSSADESAVNAQWVRYEFPELGSKNRDELLAWMDRRLDTLQQRKPQSAAATRNSLLPR; via the coding sequence ATGGCAGACGACCTACCGATCCTGCGCCCCGAGACAACGCCCGTCAAGACAATTTCCGCCACGGGTAGGTGTGTCACGGCTGTCCTGTTGGCTGCGTGCGTCCTACTGCCGCTGCAGTTGAGCTATGGACAGAGCTCCTGGTCTTCGATCTCCCCCGAATCAGATCCTGTCGTCCAGCACGTCAGAGCCGGCGACTATGCCCGCGCCATGTCGGCGATCGAGCAGCGGCTTCGCTTCGCGCGAGGCGAGGACCGCATCGTGCTCCTCTTTCAGCAGGGAGATATCGCAGAATCCTACCAGCGGGACACTGCCGCGGCGGTCCGCGCCTACAACGAGATTGTGCGAGTCGCCGCCGGCACCGACGATGCTGATCTGGCGAGAGTCTATCTGGCGAGGATCCACGCTCGTCAAGGGGATTACGACCACGCTATCGACGTCTACACGGAGATCGTCGAGTCCGCCCCGGAGGGCAGCCGGTACCGCAAGTCGGCGATGGACGCCATCGGCAGGCTGAGGCGGGCGTCTGAGGAGATCGCTGCGTACCGTCGCCAAGCCGCCAAGACGACCGACCCAATCGTCTGGGCCCAGGCGACGTTCAACGTGGCGACCCTCTACGACGATGCGGGCACGCCGGACGCGGCAGTGCGCGAGTTCGCCGCCCTCGTCAGGCAGCGACCCGAGAGCGAGTTGGCGCCGGAAGCGCAGTACCGGATCGGTCAGATCCTGGCGCGTCAGCGCAACACGCAGGGAGCGCTCGAGGCGTACCAGCGCGTCGTCACCCAGTTCCGCGCCAGCCGTTTCGACGCGGAAGCCTTGTTCCAGACGGGGCACCTGTACCTCAACATGCCCGACAACGCCGCCGCGCTGTCGGCGTTTGACCGCGTGCTCACGGAGTACCCTTCGTTCTGGAAGACATCGGCGACGATCTACCTGCGAGCCGTGGCGCTGGAGCGACTCGGTCGTGTCGACGATGCGGCCGATGCCTTTCGGCTGTTCCTGAACCTGGCGCTCCTGTCAGGCGAACGGATCGCGATGGGCGATATCGCTCGGCGAGAGGACGAAGCGGCTGGACTCCAAGCGGAGATCGAGACGAAGCTGCGCCAAATCGCCGAGGGAACTCCGGCGCGGCTCCTCAACGAGGCGAGGTCTCTCACAGCGCAGCGCAAGCATTCCGAGGCGCTATCGACCCTCAACCGGCTGATCACAGACCATCGATCCTCGCCAGAAGCGAACGAAGCCTTGTCGTTGGTCCGCCAGTATCGAGCGCGAAGTGAGATCCAGCGAGTGTTGCTCGTGGCGGATCGCGCCGAGGACGCACCGACACAGGCGCGAGCTCGATTCCAGGCAGCCGGGCTGTATGAGCGAGAGCTTCAGGACTACGATGCGGCGATCAACCTGTATCTGCTCGTGGCGAACTCGGACGATTCCGGGAGCACTTGGGACGCCATCGCTCTGTATCGAGCCGGAGCGCTCTACGTGGCGAACCAGGGGAACACGTCGCGTGGTCTATCGACGTTCCAGCGTCTTGTGCAACTGGTTCCCTCGTCGCATGAATCCGCACGGGCGTATTACCAGATTGGGGAGATCCTGAGCGCGGAGCACCGGAACGTCGATGGCGCGATTGCTGCATTCCAACGAGCGATCCAGATGCCGCAGCTCTCGGTATACCTGACTGACGGGTGCGAGGACAGCACCGCGGATGCGGCTGCGTTCCGGGTTGCCCGTGTCCTGTTCGAGACGCGAGGGAACGCCGCCCAGTCGTCGCAGGCGATGCTGAACTTCATCCGCGAACGTCAGCGTTCTCCGAGGATCGCTGCGGCATGGCTCTACCTCAGCCGCGTGTACGAGGAGATAGGTCAGCGCGAACGGGCAATCGACGCGCTGCTGCACGCCAAATCATCCGCCGACGAGAGCGCTGTGAACGCTCAGTGGGTGCGCTATGAGTTCCCTGAGCTGGGTTCCAAGAACCGCGATGAATTGCTCGCCTGGATGGATCGTCGGCTTGACACCCTCCAACAGCGCAAGCCGCAGTCGGCAGCGGCGACGCGCAACTCCCTCCTGCCTCGCTAG